The Plasmodium chabaudi chabaudi strain AS genome assembly, chromosome: 14 genome contains the following window.
tatggtatatatatattattatatttccatatataaataactaAATTTGCAGATTTTTAGAAACAAATTTGTGTAACAATGTGATAAGCATTTTGTTAGCATACCATTTCttggaatatatatatatttaattttgtattttattgaagtgtaaaacattttattaaatatatgtatatttatcgaaattatttatggttacttttatgaaaaaattatccgtattttattttcctctTCGATATCCCTTCACTAGCTTCGTTTcgcttattttttacaacgCAACTAAAACCAATCTTAagaaaggaaaataaaaagtggATACCCCTCCATAATCCTATGATATACAtgtgcatacatatataaataatatacatctTTTGTTTGGTACCAAATTTATGAAGAAATGGATGCAGagagtttaaaaaaaaccttatatgaatttttagaaaatgaaaatattactgaaataaattataatgacAATGGAGACTTTAAATACtttgaagaaataaaaggcactgcaaaaaaaaattcgagTAACATATATAGGGCATGTAATTATGAAACATATGCACATTTCGAGAAAGGCAATAAATTTCTTGGCACAGACTTTAATACAAGATATGACATATTTGCATTCTgctcaaaatattatacaaattgTGAATTCTTAGGAGaacgaaaaaaagaaataaaaggGGATGAAACCATATTAGGAgaatatgtatttaaaacatatggagaagtaaaaaatgaaatcgAAATTTTTGCATCAGCTTTATAtcaatttgaaaatattgaaCCCAATACATTTACCGACAATGGAAAATATGATAgcttaaaaattatgggTATATGGTCAAAAAATAGACCTGAATGGTATATGACTGATATAGCATGTGCCGccataaattttgtaacAGTTCCTATTTATGATACTATAGGTATAAATTCAGTTAAATcaattattcaaaaaacAGAAATGAAAGTCTGTTGTGTCGAAGCAGAAAAATTGGAATCATTAATAAGTTTAAAACCAGAACTACCagatttaaatatattaattgtatataatgatagtaatttaaaagatgatataaagaaaaaagcaATTAAGGCtggatataaaatatatttttataaaaaattaattgatcaatataaaaataaaaatatcattcCTCAAATCGTTCACCCACTTTCTAATTCAGAAGGTGACAAAACGGGGAACACTACTACTGCTAATACAAATGATGAAAGCTTAGAAAATATGAGAGAAActctaaaaaataataaacccAAACCAACAGATATATgtacaataatttttacatCTGGAACATCAGGCAATCCCAAAGGGGCCATGATAACTCATTATAGTTTTATTGCTTTTGCtcaatcatatttattagatGGTAATAGATtaggaataataaaatatgaagtaACACTTAGTTATTTACCACTAGCTCATGTATATGAAAGATTAATTGAATTTGCTTTGCCATTTTTTGGGGCTAAAATTGGATATTTTTctggaaatataaaagatatagctaatgatataaatgcattaaaaccaacttttttaattactgTTCCAAgaatattacaaaaaattcatgataatattatgggaaatttaaaaaataaaaatataatatctcAATTATTAGTAAAACTCGCTTTAAAATctaaaagaaaatgttaTGCTAAAAATCCAAAGAAATGGAGTCATGGATTTTGggatttaatattaaaaccAATAAGAAATAGACTTGGTGGACGTTTAAGAATACAAGTTATGGGTTCATCATCTATGgatcaaaataaattaatagatATACAGATGCTTCTTTCTACCCCTATTTCAGAAGGATGGGGAATGACCGAAGTTGGTGTCGGATTTGTGCAACACAGAAATGATAGTATCAAAGGAACTATTGGAGGGATGTTTTCAAATACTATACTAAAAGTTATTAAAGTAccaaatatgaaatatgaTCCCAAAGAATATCCAAATAGAGGTGAATTATGTGTAAAGGGTACCTGTGTCATGGCAGGATATTTTCGAGATGAAGAATTAACAAAAAGTTCATTTGATGCAGATGGTTTTTTTCTAACTGGTGATATAGTAGAagttaatgaaaataataaatatataaaaattattgatagagcaaaaaatatatttaaattagcACAAGGTGAATATATAGAACCtgaaaaattagaaaatatttattcaaatagtatatatattgaaaatatatttgtacaTGGATATAGCCATGAAAATGAATTGGTTTCTATTATAGTTCCTAGTGAAGTTTTTGTTAGTgaatatgcaaaaaaacataatattgATTTACCTTATGaggaattattaaaaaatgaaactattaaaaaattgattaGTGATGAAATTATGTCTGCATCTAAAACTTATAAACTTAATGGAATCGAAAAAATACGTTTGCTCCATCTAACTCATATTCCATTTTCGgttgaaaataaacaacTAACCCCCACACATAAAATTGTTAGAAATGTCATCTTAGAATCTTACAAGACTATTATCGATGAATTATATGCCTCCAGAACACaataaaaacttttttttcttcttcttaAGTTTATTGGAttttttcaactttttttataaaaaaaatatattcattactttgcttaatatatttattgatttgttttattgttttttaattttttttttatctcaTGCTTTTTGAGAAATGTGCAAAAAGTACATGATGACTGTAAGGGAATTCTAAATATGTGAATTTCCAACTTGAAATATAGTGAAAttccaaaataaaaaaaaatataaacattttaatcTAAATAACacatatacaattttttgcCTAATATTTGGGTATATACTCGTTTTCAATTGTTGTAACGTTTATCcctatttttgtttttctataaataattgCATTGccttttcaaataaaaaatcattgCCTATTTTCATAAACTACCGTAAAAATACGACTGTTTAAGAACAGGAAGATTATCCACCCATACTTccttatttatacatatagatTTTGCAAATATAGTTTATATAGATTGGAAGgaaagataaaatatgcaaaaacAGTTTAATGAATAGTATACCTACTCGcgatgaaaataatcataAGTATAATACGCAGAAAAAGAGACTAAAAAAttctaaaaatttaaataaaaaaactttatttttatatataagccTTATTCAGatcaaaaaatgcataCTGAAAAGTAGAAAAAGAGGTGGCTATATTGAACTCAActcaaattataaaatacaatttaGTAATGCTTTCATTGTTCTTGCATTTTCTGCTTGCCcattttattctttattcGGATTTTGGTGTTATTATTAGGTACTGCACCAAGGTATGATAAACTGCGTGCGCACAAAAATGTGGTACCTATTTATAGAAaccatttaaattaataatttttaattatacaacttttttataatatatagaaagaatatataaccTATATTGATAACCATCATATCCAAACATGagataatttttaattgttcACAAAAGAATGCATCAATGTATATAAGTTGAattagtttattttttgaattgattaaaaatgaagaacatacaaattttatatccaAAATTTGGGAAAATGGATAGAAAgacataatttattttaattatatgatgcaattatgaaaaaaaaaaaagtgaaaataaaaaaaaaaataaaaaaaaatgctaattatataaattgtaaaaattaattccacatatatatttatatttcacCAAATTgtcattcatatatatgtgcacACATTCAAAAGTTGAAAAgattgaaataaaattctcgatcttcaaaaatattttatgaaatatattatttagatTTATTCAATTATAAGCATCAAATACACCATCTCATCaatttaaacatttttcgTGCTATATGTTTTTTCCTTATTATCACGACATGTTCCTATTCGCTTTTTTCAGCTTCCACAAATTGATCCCATCTTATACTGCGATTGAAAAcggataaaaaatataagatattagttcattattttttttttcaaactaTTATGTGCAGTTGATGATGGACCATAATTTGGAGAAGTATAGCCACCATGTAAAACTACGGtttcatattcatttgaatttgtaatataatgcatatcatatttttttttatttaaagaaataGAGTCAATACTAGGTTTcgcttttattatattttctgaatatttttcatcaaTTTTGAGCATAGTATCAtggtattttttataatcattaatactgtttttattattttgtattatatcattattattgtttcctttttcattattttcaataggATAAtgtttacattttttgcaCATATCATATTCAGTTGTTTTTTGCATAATCATGTCTTTATTTGCTAATTCGTTCATATTAGATGCCATGTGCATGTCAGTAAGTTTAGGTAAAAACCATGGGTGTCCTAATGCTTGTATAGCTGTGCATCTATCGTCTGGATTTTTACTACACAtccataatataatttctttaACGTTTTCGGATTTTGTTAACCAATGTTTAGTATTAAAACTAATATGGCATctcatgttttttttaaaaatttcttTTACATTATTACCTCTAAATGGTGGGTATCCACAAAGtatattatacaatatAACACCTAAACTAAAAATATCAACTTTAGTTCCATATGAAGAATATCTTAAAATTTCAGGAGCAACATAACCTGGTGATCCACATCTCATACTCATTGATGgactatttaaaaaagacgCTAACCCAAaatctattatttttaatgaacTTGGATCGTTCACATTTTCAAGCATtaaattttccatttttaaatctCTATGTACTACACCATTTGAATGTAATGCTTCTAAAGCTATTAAAACTCTTTTCATTGCTTTTTTTGCTAACTGTTCGGAGTATGgaccattattatttatatactcAAATAATTCACCACCctttaaatattctaaaACAAGATACACATATCCTTCTTGTTCATATGCtgatattaattttattatatatttatgcataatttttcttaataCTTCTATTTCTGTATAAACATTAGATTCTTTCACTTTTGATTTATCGACTTCTTTTACTACTACTCTATTaccatataatatatttgttccAATATAAACATTGGAAAAGCTTCCTTTccctatttttttatttaaaacataaacaTTCTTAAATCCTAAAATAGGAAAATCaagcatattaaaaaaatgactCATTTCATTAAATTCTTCCTTACTTCTACATTGAAATTGATATTCTTCATTTGctgttattatatgaatgcATGATCCAATTTCAGTTatgttattaattattctaCATCCTTTTAGTGGTACTGTGAATTCGGGTTCCTCTTGGTGCATATAAGACCAGCATAACAAATATGGGTTCTTCTTTTCATCATATGTTAAAGAAACATAAGTTGCTGCACCTGTTGCTAAAGGAAATTCGACTCTCTTCcctttaaataatttatgatattttttctccattttaaattacaaaatatatacatatatatatttatatatatatagcttTAAAAgatgcaaataaaatataataaatttatataaattttcaaacaAATGGAAACATAcacaaaaatgaaacaaatataaaaaggtCTATAGCAATATACACTATACtagtataaatatttgagCACTTCTGTATATCTTTATCCCCATATAAAGACATTTATTCctgtatatatagtatattattaataaaataaaaaataatgtaaattatGCAAATTTAACACACACAACGGTGAGATTGTTATTAGTACACAatcattcatatatatatgcacatatgaattaataaaaaaacatcacAAACATAAGtgcattttttaagtaGCATAAATGTtgacaatatatatacacaaaatgtgtactttatataattaaatacgaaaaaaaacgaaaacaacaaaaaaaaacaaaaaaacaatagcAGAACAAAGTTCTGTTTCTAAATGTTAATGAAATAGTAATGAAGATTAAAAattgacaaaaaaaatgaaaagacaaaaaagaaagtatggatatatatatatattcctcTGGGGCGTTTAATATGTAATTCTATCATTGTTCACTCTCACAACAGTCAATTTACATTATATTggatattattcattttttcatatatctATGCTTGTTGATCTCTCTAAGTTTAATGATGAACTATAGTTGTGCTATCTtccaaaacaaaattagtTACACTACTCTCATATTGGGAATCTATAAgcattaatatatacaactaTACATGAAAATGCACATGTCTaagtatgtatatatgtagaTTTATGTATGGTTTATTAATCTATGTAAtgacaaaaattattaatatatataatatttatggaaaaatatGGGTAGCTTAATAAACATGATAAAGTTGTTTATGCAAATTGCTATCTAAAAtcacaaataaatatattacggAAATAAATGGTGAACcttaaaaagtataaattaGTAGgttgttgtttttttatgcaaAAGCGCAAATAGagttattaattaaaaagaaagaaatcttataaaaaaaaaagaaaaaataaaattaattaaaatattataggcatttttttaaaaagtattaaataatcgaatataaaaagtaataaaatatataagcataaaaaatatagtatataatataatgtgtaaattaaaaaaaaaagaaaaaaggggtaaattatgtatttattacaaaatttaattatataatttaaaattaataaacaaCTAAGGcccttaaaaataaatttaattatatataacacaTAATGtgaacgaaaaaaatacaccAAAAGGGGagtaataattttctaatattttttaaagctGTTACtcatcataaaaaaaaacacatcTTTTCCAACTTTCACATTAGAAATAaacatttaattatatatgaacacaaataagtgaaaaaaaaaatatatgtatattttttcataaatttttatttatagatTGTTTCCCTCTGATTCAGTTGTTTCCTatgtaattaaatttaaaataattataattaataaaatttttaagttacggggaaattttaaataccAGTGTACCATTCAAAGTTATTAaacttttataaatataatttttttttttttttattacgaTTCTCAACCGttgtttaatattaattggagggtgtaaaaaaaaattgtccCATTGTAGGAGAAAGTAAAACGCGATAGTTAACTTTTCCACAAAAggtgaaataaaaattttaacgttttaaaaattcaagtgcaaaaaaaaaaagcgaatattaataaatatattatgtgtttttttcccttttttattatacaaaattctacaaaaaaaaatttactaTACTATATTGCACAGGAaccaaaaattaaaaaattaatttatattgaaaataaaatatacacacataATAGCTAACTCTTTTTTTCTTGGAAGGTGattttttctgtttttttattgcatgttcataactttttttcgttttgtATACCCATTGcacataataaaacaagCTAAATGAACATATAAGagaattttcattttttttctttttttttgtggtgatttattttttattatagcaaaaaaaaaaaaaaaatacgttaatatttatgaacaaataaaaaaaaacgaaaaaaagtCTTACAAGTTCTtaagtataatatttatatgcgaAAAAGGCTttctataatatattatagcaTTCTTTATTCTCCGAAATtatgtttcatttttctttccattttatacttttgagaatttatgtataaaaaggttaaaataaaaatcacgaaattgtataaataatgtgGTTTAATAAGAAAAACACAAAAGCACAAAAGGGTTTACTGcaataatgtaaaataaatgaaaaattgaGTTTGTCCTTGTTATTTTATGTGTGTGCGTGTGTGTGGtggcatttttttattatcattctttctctttttccttttttcaCTATACGGGTTAAAATgctgttttattttaatgtaATTGCCATTTTTcgctttaatttttcatggCATTCTTGTTTTTTGTTGACTGCCAAATGAATTACATAATTAGCGATGGGCTTATCTTTATAAGAGATTTTTCAAGCCCTAATggcatttatattatctatcaaatataaataaggaATGTGCTAATTTGAGTTATTGATGGTCtctaaaatataaattatattgaaacccattttgaaaatttcatggaacaaaaaaaaagcaaaaagcataaaaataataattaatgttAATACCTTACAAATAACATATactacaaaataatttacaaaaaatgcatataaataactatagaaacataatatatatgtaaactttcgaaataaaaaatcgatCTGTATGTTATATTGCAATCCAACGCAAAGCTGTTTTTCCTTGTCCCATTATTATGAATGAGAAAATGGCACacaacatatttataatgtgtaaaaataataaataaaatacaataacGGGACAAGTGTAGAAGTACAAATcgatacaaaaaaaaactaataATTGTGTTAAACGTTTACACACATATacgtaatatatatcaaaatcGAAGATATTTATTAGCATGGCGGGAATTGTTCCATTATGCTTTCCTTTACTTCTTTTCCTTTCAATAAAAAGATAtctaatataaatttgtgcATGATTGCTCATTGAGGAACAGTTTTCTATCCGCATTTTAGCTTCAAACTTTTCCCTTTAGTTCGGGGGAAGAATGAGGAAAAACATCATTGGATagaaattttaaatgagCTTCTTTAGCCAAATGAGccacttttttatttttgcaaTATAACCTAACATTGCAttcttcaaaatattttggtGACGTTCCTCTATATTCCTTATGGGCAATAAAAGCATGGTCTTCATTATCTGAACTATagaaatatacataatctAATGGATCATTTGCTTTCATTCCATAATTTAAGTAATTCCAATcaataattatatcatCAGGACTTAATCCGTGAGCATATCTCGAAATTCGATCTTCATTTGCTATACCTTTTAAATGATTAATTAATGTAGGTTCTGAAACATTAATTtctgaaatatatttatatgcataatctGAATTTCTATCTTGGATGACtgcattaattatatttaaagaatctttaataatttgatcatttggttttttttttccttttttttttatatcattgaTTATCGAAAAATCAGTTAATTCAATAAAAGAATCTAAGTCGTGTAATGATTCAGaccatttaaatatattatttgctAAGCGAAATCCATCACATAACATTAGCTCCATAGCTCGAACTTTTCTATGTGTATATActtgtttaaataatgaatatctATTAGTATAAACTGTCCAAACTGGATGTATTTCTTTGATATTATAAGTTATCTGTCCATTTATAACTGCGCTTTCCCCAATTATACGATTGCAATTTAATGAAGGAAGAGTACCATTGGGTGGAGCAATTGTTGCGTCTCTTTGTAAATAATCAAATCTGTCAGCATCTAATCCATTagtattattacatattatatcaaATGAGGCTTCAATTAAAGAATCTATTGGATCTATGCCACAAAAAGGTTTATTATGATTTCGTccaattattaattttttaataatttttatgtcaCTAACATCTAATACATCATCCTTATctattaaattttcaattatatGCTCTGCAATTTTAAGAGACATATAAGCATGATTCCATTTACATtctgtttctttttttttataattcataaaaaagcTTTCAAAAGTATGACTAAATGGTCCATGACCTAAATCGTGACATAAAGCAGCTATTTGTACACATCGAAACATTCTATTTAACTCACCATAATATGGTGATAAATTGGATCTGTTACATAAATgggtaaaatattttccagATAGATAACCAACTCCTAAACTATGCTCGAACCTTGTATGTGTAGCTCCAGGATAAACAAACTGACATGTTCCTAATTGTGACAAATTTCTTAATCTCTGAAAAAATGGATTatctataatattttgaaatatcCAATTATCATATTCAATAAATTGATGAATTTTATCACATATAGTTTTAGTTTCTttctttgttttattattaatagaatttgtgtaattatattgattatattgattaaatatatttttacaaaaaattcgttttttttttacttttaatataaaatttaaaattataataaattcacaaaatgaaataccAATCtcactttttatatattcaaaatttttttcatctatGATTAATCTTTTAAGCATTTTAAAATCACGGATGTTACACGATTCAAACCGTGgccataaatttattaaatttaaatacatacacatcattaatatatcatttgtttttattatttcataaattacatttattaattttacttTATCTCTATCTGGTGCTtgaattaatttaatagcatcaatattaatatgtatatcaaAATACACCAAAtcagtattatttttcaaatcaCTTTGTTccttttgcattttttcataataattatgcatTTCTTTTGCTTCTATATTGGTATACGATTTGTCTATACATCGAcgtttattattatcattttcgaCATGTTTATTATGAACATTATTTGATAGAATACCATTCAAATTCCCATTAGTATGTGTCCAATTTGGATTCACACACCCattattttcacttttGTGT
Protein-coding sequences here:
- a CDS encoding protein kinase 2, putative, with protein sequence MEKKYHKLFKGKRVEFPLATGAATYVSLTYDEKKNPYLLCWSYMHQEEPEFTVPLKGCRIINNITEIGSCIHIITANEEYQFQCRSKEEFNEMSHFFNMLDFPILGFKNVYVLNKKIGKGSFSNVYIGTNILYGNRVVVKEVDKSKVKESNVYTEIEVLRKIMHKYIIKLISAYEQEGYVYLVLEYLKGGELFEYINNNGPYSEQLAKKAMKRVLIALEALHSNGVVHRDLKMENLMLENVNDPSSLKIIDFGLASFLNSPSMSMRCGSPGYVAPEILRYSSYGTKVDIFSLGVILYNILCGYPPFRGNNVKEIFKKNMRCHISFNTKHWLTKSENVKEIILWMCSKNPDDRCTAIQALGHPWFLPKLTDMHMASNMNELANKDMIMQKTTEYDMCKKCKHYPIENNEKGNNNNDIIQNNKNSINDYKKYHDTMLKIDEKYSENIIKAKPSIDSISLNKKKYDMHYITNSNEYETVVLHGGYTSPNYGPSSTAHNSLKKKIMN
- a CDS encoding acyl-CoA synthetase, putative, with protein sequence MDAESLKKTLYEFLENENITEINYNDNGDFKYFEEIKGTAKKNSSNIYRACNYETYAHFEKGNKFLGTDFNTRYDIFAFCSKYYTNCEFLGERKKEIKGDETILGEYVFKTYGEVKNEIEIFASALYQFENIEPNTFTDNGKYDSLKIMGIWSKNRPEWYMTDIACAAINFVTVPIYDTIGINSVKSIIQKTEMKVCCVEAEKLESLISLKPELPDLNILIVYNDSNLKDDIKKKAIKAGYKIYFYKKLIDQYKNKNIIPQIVHPLSNSEGDKTGNTTTANTNDESLENMRETLKNNKPKPTDICTIIFTSGTSGNPKGAMITHYSFIAFAQSYLLDGNRLGIIKYEVTLSYLPLAHVYERLIEFALPFFGAKIGYFSGNIKDIANDINALKPTFLITVPRILQKIHDNIMGNLKNKNIISQLLVKLALKSKRKCYAKNPKKWSHGFWDLILKPIRNRLGGRLRIQVMGSSSMDQNKLIDIQMLLSTPISEGWGMTEVGVGFVQHRNDSIKGTIGGMFSNTILKVIKVPNMKYDPKEYPNRGELCVKGTCVMAGYFRDEELTKSSFDADGFFLTGDIVEVNENNKYIKIIDRAKNIFKLAQGEYIEPEKLENIYSNSIYIENIFVHGYSHENELVSIIVPSEVFVSEYAKKHNIDLPYEELLKNETIKKLISDEIMSASKTYKLNGIEKIRLLHLTHIPFSVENKQLTPTHKIVRNVILESYKTIIDELYASRTQ
- a CDS encoding HD superfamily phosphohydrolase protein, putative, which codes for MNCNINHINETQNLKKLFQNVSLDREDIILQTFERKNIQTIYDLAKNFSFFKFTTSVNTCNDDNDDSIEKIINENGDYYNIHGVSYNINLSPNCENNNENLNGTTSKKITHINGAHKSENNGCVNPNWTHTNGNLNGILSNNVHNKHVENDNNKRRCIDKSYTNIEAKEMHNYYEKMQKEQSDLKNNTDLVYFDIHINIDAIKLIQAPDRDKVKLINVIYEIIKTNDILMMCMYLNLINLWPRFESCNIRDFKMLKRLIIDEKNFEYIKSEIGISFCEFIIILNFILKVKKKRIFCKNIFNQYNQYNYTNSINNKTKKETKTICDKIHQFIEYDNWIFQNIIDNPFFQRLRNLSQLGTCQFVYPGATHTRFEHSLGVGYLSGKYFTHLCNRSNLSPYYGELNRMFRCVQIAALCHDLGHGPFSHTFESFFMNYKKKETECKWNHAYMSLKIAEHIIENLIDKDDVLDVSDIKIIKKLIIGRNHNKPFCGIDPIDSLIEASFDIICNNTNGLDADRFDYLQRDATIAPPNGTLPSLNCNRIIGESAVINGQITYNIKEIHPVWTVYTNRYSLFKQVYTHRKVRAMELMLCDGFRLANNIFKWSESLHDLDSFIELTDFSIINDIKKKGKKKPNDQIIKDSLNIINAVIQDRNSDYAYKYISEINVSEPTLINHLKGIANEDRISRYAHGLSPDDIIIDWNYLNYGMKANDPLDYVYFYSSDNEDHAFIAHKEYRGTSPKYFEECNVRLYCKNKKVAHLAKEAHLKFLSNDVFPHSSPELKGKV